The following proteins come from a genomic window of Venturia canescens isolate UGA chromosome 4, ASM1945775v1, whole genome shotgun sequence:
- the LOC122410136 gene encoding JNK1/MAPK8-associated membrane protein: MKAGPFAGINMSNTMNSLVRCPGVYCGRELLPDGNWTDCGACPRGFRSNVWSACVQCDDVPMFYDWLYLGFMALLALVLHWFFIDMVGMIRSITKEILAMHASALFEIVTASLITLQLTDPMGSFHIRSCKSTRLSDWYTLLHNPKPNYDTALHCTQEAVYPLYTMVFIFYGLGVLIMLLIRPLVARKFLPRQGKLSIYAALYFFPVLALLHAVGGGLIYYAFPYITLILSVLSNAAHFAFKMNQTMKSLLLSSVTDIKNIIVILGHWLMHGYGIVAVATLWGMNIHPALLVLVPLPALFYILTARFTDPHKLHIE, translated from the exons ATGAAAGCGGGACCGTTCGCCGGGATAAATATGTCCAA TACTATGAATTCACTGGTTCGATGTCCCGGCGTTTATTGCGGTCGAGAATTGTTGCCAGATGGTAATTGGACTGACTGCGGAGCTTGTCCTCGAGGGTTTAGAAGTAATGTGTGGTCAGCTTGCGTACAATGCGATGATGTGCCAATGTTTTATGACTGGCTCTACCTTGGGTTCATGGCTCTTCTCGCGCTCGTTTTACACTGGTTCTTCATTGATATGGTGGGAATGATTCGAAGCATCACTAAGGAAATCTTAGCCATGCATGCCTCTGCGCTCTTCGAGATAGTCACAGCATCATTGATAACTCTCCAACTGACGGACCCCATGGGATCTTTCCATATACGATCGTGCAAAAGTACTAGACTCTCTGACTGGTACACGCTGCTGCATAATCCTAAACCCAATTACGATACAGCTTTGCATTGCACGCAAGAAGCTGTTTATCCGTT ATACACCATGGTTTTCATCTTCTACGGTCTGGGAGTACTGATCATGTTACTGATTAGACCTTTAGTAGCACGAAAATTTTTGCCCAGGCAAGGAAAATTATCAATCTATGCTGCCTTATACTTCTTCCCCGTTCTTGCGTTGCTTCATGCCGTTGGTGGGGGATTGATAT ATTACGCGTTTCCATACATCACGCTCATCCTGTCAGTCCTTTCAAACGCGGCGCACTTTGCTTTTAAAATGAATCAG ACGATGAAATCTCTCTTACTGAGCTCCGTAACGGATATTAAGAACATTATTGTGATATTGGGACATTGGTTGATGCACGGATATGGCATCGTGGCCGTTGCGACTCTTTGGGGGATGAACATTCATCCGGCGTTACTGGTACTCGTACCCCTTCCGGCTTTATTCTACATACTTACCGCGAGATTTACAGATCCCCACAAACTCCATATCGAGTGA
- the CD98hc gene encoding neutral and basic amino acid transport protein rBAT isoform X2, translating to MESGRLDLESVTGATTNGTKEPVASYKPLPDDSNWPTNKQSDSDKVDMGKLNEETGMDDGAQEKMLNEASNIVPAKEPTEVKFISENGDAKIDIEMVKKTLSGMGKEELMKYANDPFWIRLRWFLFIGFWVLWAAMLGGAIAIIVMAPKCAAPQPKTWWEESPIVQLEASDVEGKDLNGITTLLESLKDQHIKVVSLSHFIDVNGHIKDFRDVQPQVGTIAEFDNIIKAAKDHAMRVVLELDPNHSSVEHPWFIRSIKRKDPYTNYYVWADQKTDPSGTRQPPNNWLSVNGGSAWEWNEQRGQFYLHQFNKTQPDLNFNNPAVVAEFGEIFSHWLQRGVSGFRLGNTQYLTEDPNLKSESFGTVPANADEYQYLTHVHTYGRLENGEILRQWREIVTNRTNGDCLFTLREKIGADILAVYNEKKTLIDLPKSSLFLETANETVNATTLFNGVRQSIATSGDWPSWDLNGNERSLRKRMPREVADSLTLMTLLLPGTPILKLNDTLSAKDAFSKIAKSRDAQTFLYGKTETSIVNGTVFVYLRLKSGTPGYLVAYQSSDKPAVIDLSTLMWVSSEVNVLAHSPNYSQGGTEIMEKLPSDRVPISPKSTLVMTFVPKE from the exons ATGGAAAGTGGGAGACTCGATTTGGAGAGTGTCACTGGTGCAACGACTAACGGCACGAAGGAGCCAGTTGCTTCTTACAAGCCGCTGCCGGACGATTCGAATTGGCCTACAAATAAGCAAAGCGATAGCGATAAAGTTGATATGGGTAAATTGAACGAGGAAACAGGAATGGATGACGGGGCTCAAGAAAAAATGCTCAATGAAGCAAGCAATATCGTACCAGCTAAAGAACCAACAGAG gtgaaattcatttctgagaATGGAGATGCAAAAATTGATATTGAAATGGTTAAGAAAACGCTATCCGGCATGGGCAAAGAGGAACTGATGAAATATGCCAATGATCCTTTTTGGATTCGTTTGAGATGGTTTCTCTTTATTGGTTTTTGGGTTCTTTGGGCTGCGATGCTTGGCGGTGCCATAGCGATTATAGTAATGGCCCCAAAGTGTGCTGCGCCACAGCCAAAGACGTGGTGGGAAGAGAGTCCAATCGTGCAGCTTGAAGCTAGCGATGTTGAGGGTAAAGACCTCAATGGCATTACGACGTTGCTCGAATCTCTCAAAGACCAGCACATTAAAGTGGTGTCATTGTCCCATTTCATCGATGTGAATG gACACATCAAAGATTTCCGAGATGTGCAGCCACAGGTTGGAACAATCGCGGAGTTTGATAATATCATTAAAGCAGCGAAAGATCACGCGATGCGTGTCGTTTTGGAACTTGATCCAAACCATTCGTCAGTCGAACATCCCTGGTTCATTCGTTCTATCAAACGCAAAGATCCATACACGAACTACTATGTTTGGGCTGATCAAAAAACCGATCCGTCCGGCACTCGTCAACCTCCCAATAATTGG tTGAGCGTTAACGGAGGCTCAGCCTGGGAATGGAATGAGCAAAGAGGCCAATTCTATCTTCATCAATTCAATAAAACGCAGCCGGAtcttaatttcaacaacccaGCGGTCGTGGCCGAATTTGGg GAAATTTTCAGTCACTGGTTGCAACGCGGTGTCAGCGGTTTCAGACTTGGTAACACACAATATCTCACAGAAGACCCGAACCTTAAAAGCGAATCGTTCGGAACGGTACCTGCTAATGCGGACGAGTATCAGTATCTTACTCACGTACACACTTACGGTCGCCTGGAGAATGGTGAAATACTGCGTCAATGGCGAGAGATCGTAACCAACCGCACGAACGGTGACTGTTTGTTTactcttcgtgaaaaaatcggCGCTGACATATTGGCAGtttacaacgaaaaaaaaactctgatCGATCTGCCCAAGAGTTCACTATTCCTTGAAACTGCTAATGAAACAGTAAACGCCACAACATTATTCAATGGAGTTCGTCAGTCGATAGCAACGAGCGGTGATTGGCCCAGTTGGGAT cTCAACGGGAATGAAAGGAGTCTGAGAAAACGTATGCCTCGAGAAGTGGCCGATAGCTTAACTCTCATGACTTTATTGTTACCGGGTACACCGATTCTGAAGCTGAACGACACTCTCTCAGCTAAAGAcgctttttcgaaaattgccaAGTCTCGTGACGCGCAAACATTTTTGTACGGCAAAACTGAGACCAGTATCGTCAACGGCACTGTTTTCGTTTATTTGAG GCTAAAAAGCGGTACTCCCGGTTATCTCGTGGCGTACCAAAGTTCGGATAAACCTGCTGTTATCGACCTGTCGACATTGATGTGGGTTTCTTCAGAAGTGAACGTACTCGCTCACAGTCCTAATTATTCTCAGGGAGGCACCGAAATAAT GGAAAAGCTTCCTTCCGATCGAGTGCCCATTTCACCAAAAAGCACATTGGTGATGACGTTTGTGCCAAAAGAATAA
- the CD98hc gene encoding neutral and basic amino acid transport protein rBAT isoform X1 translates to MESGRLDLESVTGATTNGTKEPVASYKPLPDDSNWPTNKQSDSDKVDMGKLNEETGMDDGAQEKMLNEASNIVPAKEPTEVKFISENGDAKIDIEMVKKTLSGMGKEELMKYANDPFWIRLRWFLFIGFWVLWAAMLGGAIAIIVMAPKCAAPQPKTWWEESPIVQLEASDVEGKDLNGITTLLESLKDQHIKVVSLSHFIDVNGHIKDFRDVQPQVGTIAEFDNIIKAAKDHAMRVVLELDPNHSSVEHPWFIRSIKRKDPYTNYYVWADQKTDPSGTRQPPNNWLSVNGGSAWEWNEQRGQFYLHQFNKTQPDLNFNNPAVVAEFGEIFSHWLQRGVSGFRLGNTQYLTEDPNLKSESFGTVPANADEYQYLTHVHTYGRLENGEILRQWREIVTNRTNGDCLFTLREKIGADILAVYNEKKTLIDLPKSSLFLETANETVNATTLFNGVRQSIATSGDWPSWDLNGNERSLRKRMPREVADSLTLMTLLLPGTPILKLNDTLSAKDAFSKIAKSRDAQTFLYGKTETSIVNGTVFVYLRNWLKSGTPGYLVAYQSSDKPAVIDLSTLMWVSSEVNVLAHSPNYSQGGTEIMEKLPSDRVPISPKSTLVMTFVPKE, encoded by the exons ATGGAAAGTGGGAGACTCGATTTGGAGAGTGTCACTGGTGCAACGACTAACGGCACGAAGGAGCCAGTTGCTTCTTACAAGCCGCTGCCGGACGATTCGAATTGGCCTACAAATAAGCAAAGCGATAGCGATAAAGTTGATATGGGTAAATTGAACGAGGAAACAGGAATGGATGACGGGGCTCAAGAAAAAATGCTCAATGAAGCAAGCAATATCGTACCAGCTAAAGAACCAACAGAG gtgaaattcatttctgagaATGGAGATGCAAAAATTGATATTGAAATGGTTAAGAAAACGCTATCCGGCATGGGCAAAGAGGAACTGATGAAATATGCCAATGATCCTTTTTGGATTCGTTTGAGATGGTTTCTCTTTATTGGTTTTTGGGTTCTTTGGGCTGCGATGCTTGGCGGTGCCATAGCGATTATAGTAATGGCCCCAAAGTGTGCTGCGCCACAGCCAAAGACGTGGTGGGAAGAGAGTCCAATCGTGCAGCTTGAAGCTAGCGATGTTGAGGGTAAAGACCTCAATGGCATTACGACGTTGCTCGAATCTCTCAAAGACCAGCACATTAAAGTGGTGTCATTGTCCCATTTCATCGATGTGAATG gACACATCAAAGATTTCCGAGATGTGCAGCCACAGGTTGGAACAATCGCGGAGTTTGATAATATCATTAAAGCAGCGAAAGATCACGCGATGCGTGTCGTTTTGGAACTTGATCCAAACCATTCGTCAGTCGAACATCCCTGGTTCATTCGTTCTATCAAACGCAAAGATCCATACACGAACTACTATGTTTGGGCTGATCAAAAAACCGATCCGTCCGGCACTCGTCAACCTCCCAATAATTGG tTGAGCGTTAACGGAGGCTCAGCCTGGGAATGGAATGAGCAAAGAGGCCAATTCTATCTTCATCAATTCAATAAAACGCAGCCGGAtcttaatttcaacaacccaGCGGTCGTGGCCGAATTTGGg GAAATTTTCAGTCACTGGTTGCAACGCGGTGTCAGCGGTTTCAGACTTGGTAACACACAATATCTCACAGAAGACCCGAACCTTAAAAGCGAATCGTTCGGAACGGTACCTGCTAATGCGGACGAGTATCAGTATCTTACTCACGTACACACTTACGGTCGCCTGGAGAATGGTGAAATACTGCGTCAATGGCGAGAGATCGTAACCAACCGCACGAACGGTGACTGTTTGTTTactcttcgtgaaaaaatcggCGCTGACATATTGGCAGtttacaacgaaaaaaaaactctgatCGATCTGCCCAAGAGTTCACTATTCCTTGAAACTGCTAATGAAACAGTAAACGCCACAACATTATTCAATGGAGTTCGTCAGTCGATAGCAACGAGCGGTGATTGGCCCAGTTGGGAT cTCAACGGGAATGAAAGGAGTCTGAGAAAACGTATGCCTCGAGAAGTGGCCGATAGCTTAACTCTCATGACTTTATTGTTACCGGGTACACCGATTCTGAAGCTGAACGACACTCTCTCAGCTAAAGAcgctttttcgaaaattgccaAGTCTCGTGACGCGCAAACATTTTTGTACGGCAAAACTGAGACCAGTATCGTCAACGGCACTGTTTTCGTTTATTTGAG AAATTG GCTAAAAAGCGGTACTCCCGGTTATCTCGTGGCGTACCAAAGTTCGGATAAACCTGCTGTTATCGACCTGTCGACATTGATGTGGGTTTCTTCAGAAGTGAACGTACTCGCTCACAGTCCTAATTATTCTCAGGGAGGCACCGAAATAAT GGAAAAGCTTCCTTCCGATCGAGTGCCCATTTCACCAAAAAGCACATTGGTGATGACGTTTGTGCCAAAAGAATAA
- the LOC122408779 gene encoding uncharacterized protein translates to MNIYNSGSNKCPFQSGSLKLTKKKGSATSTNPFSVEPSTTMRDIFLVILVWKANATAVGTNTLVTSFLQKAHRAISLPHGKMYSDENSYLLGKSGSGTVYVNISDSDVKKYRALSHEEYQYYEARPLWIKIRLCLFWLFWAAFFTVIIIFVLIYWCIAPNFCPNNVVYSV, encoded by the exons ATGAACATTTATAACTCGGGAAGTAATAA GTGTCCATTTCAATCGGGCAGCCTCAaattgacgaagaaaaaaggatcCGCGACTTCGACCAATCCTTTTTCGGTTGAACCTTCGACGACGATGCGCGATATCTTTCTCGTTATCTTGGTATGGAAAGCAAACGCGACAGCGGTCGGAACAAATACG CTAGTCACAAGCTTCCTGCAGAAAGCTCATCGGGCTATTTCACTCCctcatggaaaaatgtactcggACGAGAATTCTTATCTCCTCGGGAAGTCTGGTTCGGGAACTGTTTATGTCAACATTTCCGATTCAGAtgtcaaaaaatatcgag cgttGAGCCACGAGGAGTACCAGTATTATGAAGCGAGACCACTTTGGATTAAAATAAGATTGTGTCTCTTCTGGTTATTCTGGGCTGCTTTTTTCACGGTCATCATTATCTTCGTACTTATCTACTGGTGCATCGCGCCAAATTTTTGCCCGAATAACGTCGTTTATTCCGTTTGA
- the Efr gene encoding UDP-xylose and UDP-N-acetylglucosamine transporter has protein sequence MKAALAIAFVFLGCCSNVIFLELLVKEDPGSGNLITFSQFLVISLEGFIFTSKFGTVKPKIGIKDYMIMVSMFFVVSVCNNYAFDFNIPMPLHMIFRSGSLIANMIMGIIILKKKYVLSKYLSVFMITMGIIICTIISGRKVESTQRITENSVPTTPMENFFWWTLGISLLTVALFISARMGLYQEVLYVRYGKHPKEALYYTHLLPLPFFLTLAPNIWDHALLAMESAPMEIPLLGIMMPKTIAYLIGNVLTQYMCISSVFVLTTECSSLTVTLVVTLRKFISLIFSIIYFKNPFTIYHWIGTGCVFVGTIIFTEVVSKIQQSLEPKSHTKKSQ, from the exons ATGAAGGCTGCACTTGCGATTGCCTTCGTATTCTTAGGATGCTGTTCGAACGTCATCTTCCTCGAATTACTCGTGAA AGAGGACCCTGGCAGTGGAAATTTGATaacattttctcaattcttGGTTATTTCCCTGGAAGGTTTTATATTCACGTCAAAATTTGGCACAGTCAAGCCAAAAATAGGCATCAAAGATTACATGATTATGGTTTCTATGTTCTTTGTTGTCAGTGTGTGTAACAATTATGCATTCGACTTCAACATACCTATGCCACTGCACATGATATTTAGATCG ggTTCTCTTATAGCTAATATGATAATGGGAATCataatcctgaaaaaaaaatatgtattgaGCAAGTACTTATCGGTATTCATGATAACAATGGGCATAATAATTTGCACGATAATTAGTGGACGGAAAGTCGAATCGACGCAGCGTATTACAGAAAACTCTGTGCCCACGACCCCtatggagaattttttctgGTGGACATTAGGGATTTCGCTTCTAACAGTTGCTTTATTTATATCGGCTAGGATGGGTCTTTATCAAGAAGTCTTGTATGTTCGTTATGGCAAACATCCCAAAGAGGCTCTCTATTATACA catttgCTACCATTGCCATTTTTCCTCACTCTAGCACCAAATATCTGGGATCATGCTCTGTTAGCCATGGAATCTGCACCGATGGAAATACCATTGTTGGGGATTATGATGCCAAAAACTATAGCATACCTCATTGGCAATGTGCTCACGCA ATACATGTGCATAAGTTCAGTTTTCGTACTGACAACGGAATGTTCATCGCTGACCGTAACCCTGGTCGTGACACTacggaaattcatttctctcaTATTctcgataatttatttcaagAACCCCTTTACGATTTATCACTGGATTGGCACAGGGTGCGTATTCGTCGGCACGATCATATTCACCGAAGTAGTGTCAAAGATTCAGCAGAGTCTCGAGCCGAAATCgcatacgaaaaaaagtcaataa